The Phaseolus vulgaris cultivar G19833 chromosome 5, P. vulgaris v2.0, whole genome shotgun sequence genomic interval TTAGGAGATATAGTGATGTTCTCTTTTCTTAATGTTTTCCGTGTATTGAATGTTAATAAGGTGATTTCAAATTGCAGTTTCTATTTACCTTAACCTTATACCGAGATGATTAAAAAGTGACACTTTCATGGCTAAGTGAAGTGACCCCATTTTTAAGTTCACAACATAGAAGTATAATCctcttataaaaatatttatgtggCTTAATTTCATCTCAATGCTTCAAGCAATCCATGTAACTTAAATACTTTTCTAATAATCATAGTATAAAATAGAGAACTCGatcatattttgaaattaattattttcatcaaTAATAGATGAACTGTAccttacatttttaaatattctttgatttttttaagagaaaaaaataagattttatttCATTGACTCTTTTATATACCCTCTCGTTCTCTCTCTTACCgtttctcttctctttttcatggataaaactttattaaaatatacttaTGTCAAGAAAGAAACCTTATTTGCTAATATAAAACTCTAAAAATTAATTCTCCCATCAAGTTacttttatagtttcttttacaATTCCCTCCCATCAAGTCGATTATAACCGTTGTGTCTCTcttctatttattttcttcaaagTTCTTGTATTAATGTACAATCGTACCGCTAGTATTCAAAGGATATTTCATGGGGTTGGGAAAGAGATAAAAGACCCATTTCTTGGGTTAGCtggaaaaatatttgtaaaccTATGGACGAAGGTGGTATAGGGATTAAAGACATAAGAAAATTTAACTATGCTCTTCTGGCAAAATGGAAATGGAGGTTAGCAAATAATGAAGAAGGAAAGTAGAAGGATATCTTAGTTTCAAAATATCGAGCGAAATCTGGACAAAGGCAAATCCACCCAAAATTccaatcttggtggtggagagatttatCAAAGGTTAGTGGAAAAGGCGAAGAAGCAGGGTGGGTTCAAAAAGCTTTGTTTTGGAAGGTTGGATCGGGAGATAAAGCTAGATTTTGGGAGGACACATGGGTTGGAAGAAATAACCTTTTATCCCAGTATCTTAGATTGTATTCTCTAACACTGGATCGGAGAGTGATGGTGGGTGAGGTAGGGGGATGGGAAGAATCAGTGTGGCGCTGGAGATTAAGGTGAAGGAGGGAAAGTTTTGAATGAGAAACTACACAAGAACTTGAATTGCTTAAGAGTATCTCCTTGAATCCTCTTAATagggaggaagaggacatccttGTATGGGGTGGGGAACCTACAGAAGAGTTCACGGTAAAATCCGCATACAAATGCTTGAAAAATCACGCTTTTGTCTATTCTGAGGGTTTCTTCAAACAGTTGTAACAGGTTAAAGCATTCCCTAGTGCTCTGACCACTCCATGGAGAGTCCTAATTTCTCACAAAAATGGgaattgttgtttttttatgcTTTCTTTTGGATGTGTACTCGAGTCTCATTACTTTTTAATGACTATTTATCCTTATCATGTTCTTTCATAAATTTCTTTTCAACACTTTGATTTCCTTGGTGGCTTACCTGATTAACCGAGtaatttgactttttttttaagcCTTATTTCCTCATAAATCAAGATGTTAGATGTTGTATAATTCATGtacattttatttatctttcatCATTTGAAACAAATCTAACttatataataatgaattaaaagtaaattatataaAGAATCTCCTAAATTATATATGACCCATCAAATTTTATAGTGGTCCATACTCATCTTCGAACAAAAAACTTATAAACTATTTGATAAATTCTCTATTTTACTCACAaactctattattttctattttaagtaGAATTCAATGATTATCCTGAAAAACATTAAATTGAGTCtcttaaatatttcttaaattttataatgtttttctttatttctacCAAAAACTTGACAGAGAATATGAAGTCAAGATTGAGCTAATTTGATGACTTGGAAATTTATGATACATTTATTTCAAACAATGCTTACAAATGTTTATAGCtattaactatatatatatatatatatatatatatatatatatatatatatatatatatatttgcttTATGAGTAATTCACATATTTGATTTATGAATTCAATcacatttaaataataaaataagaggTATTTGGTCATAAAACCATTTATAGTTTGTTCATATTTAAGAATAATTAAAACTTCACCCGTAAGTTTAAAAAGGAGATTTGGAATCAAAAAGTGACACACTCATTCTTTCCTTTGCTTTCGATAACACACTTTTTTCCATTTACATTATTATACCAAATTTGTAATGCAAATACAGAGAATCAAACAAACGAGTCTCAAAGAACtgagaaaatagaaaagaaaatttattgcACTGAGATGTTCGTTGATATGTTATTTAACATACgtcttttcaaaattgaaatGTTCGTTGATGTGTTACTAAACCCGACCTTTTAGAGCTTGTTCATGAATCTACTTTTTTTATCCAAATATGGACAAGTGTGTGAAAAGTGGTCCAAAATAGTTAAATCaataagaaagaaataaaaaaataaaaaatatattgtttatatagatagaaataaataaaacaaaaaaaaaagtgaggcATTTTACTCTTCATTGATCTAGATGAGGTGGAAGAGTGAAGgaaaatatataagtaaatttaaatttttaaattaaccaAAGAAATTGaacatttatatgtatttttttttatttttctgaaaaatCATTAAGTATAAGAAAGCAAAAATACAACAACAATTTCCCCCATTTTTAAGGGATTCTTTTATGTGACACTGgcaaaaaaattgttttcattCCTTCTCATCCCAATAAACAATggcaaaattaatattctcACTCATTTATATTCAACAATTAAGGTTAAACAATAAacagataaaagataaaaaaaatcatcatccTTTCATAGGAGATATTACTTTAAACATGGCCAGGCATACACTCTTTATTTCAATATAACGTCTTTCTGAAAAATAATtgtctttttcttattttagtaTTTACAGTTTTTCGAGACTGAAAATTGATGCGTTAGCAAACTTAGTACTGTTAGTAGTCGAATAATTAATGCACtgatgatgattttttttatgttttgtgaATGCACCAAATAAATTGCTAATTTTGTGTGTCATAGGCTTGAATCTAAAATTATGTCATTTGAAAGTTGCCCTGTGATCAAACTGTAATTTCAGAATTTACCATTTTAGAATTTATTATCTTTCCACGTTTTccgtttatattaattttatttcttgtcTATCGTTATATACACAATGGTTAATCCGAGAGATCAGGTAGTCATTGTACGGTTATACAGCTAAAGTTTAATGAAGctttgtgtgtgtgtatatatatatatacccaCTTGGGATTATTTCATACTAATacaaatcaaaatcaaattacTTGGATATTGGCTGCCattatatgtatgtatgttttCTTCCTGCTAACACGAAAATGAATAATGTgaagtattttctttttttttaaatcatcgACGAAAGATTGAAGAAGTAAATAGGTTCGTTACATtgatttaattacaaatttacagCGACAAAAGTAAACATTAAACAACGCCAAGAATAGAGAAGTTGTCTCAAACATATCAAATATTGTAGGATGAAGTGAAACTATATTGAAACAAGATCTCTTTGGAGTTTAATATcgtagataaaataaaaactaaactcAAATTTGTTAAAGAAATATTATGAGCTTAAATCTTATTGATGAAGATATCTAATCAAAAACGGTCAATTAAGTTGATCAGTAAGAAGCAGGAACTAGTCATCAATGAAAAATACTTTAAAtctaaaatatcataaaaaaatgacaaaccaacaattttgttttcattttttggaTGGGTTAAATGGGTGAAATAAGTCCGTCTGTTTGATTTAACCAGTATTTCCACCCATACTTGGTTAATAAGATTTGGATTATTCATGTACTGCTAACCTGATATGTGCGAAAGGGATGGTACTATGGCAGTAGTAGAAATcaagagagaaaatgaaaatgttaaACAACAGAAACGATCTAACCAGTATAAGATAATATTTATATACCATTCAACAACTTTGTTACCAACATTCGAACACTGCAATTTTCATTGTATAGAGTTAAAAATGTTAATCAAACAAAGGACCAAATCTTCTACCACGTTCCCTCCAAATGATTTAAGGAACAACTTCACAGCTTGAGCATAACGAAGAACATCGTTACCGCACTTGCTGCGTTTGATTAATCCTCTAAAATTTGTTGTCGCTCAAGCTCAAGAATCCGCTCAGCTAGAGGGCTTACAGTGCCATTCATAGTTCCATTGCGTCCTCTACACTGTAGCAGTTGTTCCCGGAGATGCCGCACTAGCTCATTCAATCTTCGAATATTCTTCTCTTGAACTAAAATAATCTGCGGCCAAGAACATCCATTTCAAGAAAAACAGCAGTAAATATCCGATTAAAATAGCATAGTATGGGACAATTATGTCGTAATTTTTGGCAGCAAGGGATAGACACATAATTCATGTTAATAGATGGAAATGGCCGATGGTAATATTGGTTTAGAGATAGATTTGGGGAATctggaagatgaagaagataACAGAAACGAGAAAAACGGGAACGCAATTTGTGGAAACAAGGAGGAATCATAACTGAATGGGACACGTGCATTCAGGATACAAGACTGGTGGAGTGCACCGTTGGGTGACAATAGCTAAAATTTGATCTTTCCTGGTTTCTAGTTGATTTTCACCGCTATAGGGAGTTAGGCTCcgtttatcaaaataaataatgcaCATCACTTCTTAATCTCAGTTGAGTGTGGTACCAGAGCTCCTGGTCCTAGGAGCTGAATGGTATCTATGAGGATGAAAGGTCAAGTTAAAGCTTTGAAATGAAGGATGACATATACAGGGTAAGTGGCAGGAAGCTCTTTGAAAGTCAATGGGGGAGATTATGAAAAATCTATGTGCGAGTCTGGCTCATTTCAAAGAGAAAGATCAGAAGGACTGGAGTAAAAGGGCTTGAGGTACCTTATTTCACACGTGAAGATCCATTGGATATACCAGGCTGGGTGATacagatgacatggtggtggcagGTGCAATTTGTTTGGAGGATATGATGCTAGTTTCAAAAGAGGGAGAACTAAGTGCGCCTCGTTGCTCACTTTCAAGAGATCACTATTGGGTCAATTACATGAATTATTAATGAGCTTAAAGCAAACAAAATCCATGAAGAGCACAAGAGCAGTTCAAGCTCATCTCAAGAGATCACTATTGGGTCAattacattaattattaatGAGCTTAAAGCAAACAAAATCCATGAAGAGCACAAGAGCAGTTCAAGCTCATCGCTCTGCGAAGTCAAGCTGACTAAGAGGTGCTTAGTAATGTCCAGGCTGTCTGGATGACAAACAACTATATAAATCTGAACCGTAGTTCAGCAGACCTGGGACATTGATGAAGCTGGCTCAACTGGTGCAAGATTGAAGTTGGGTATTGGGGGAGGTTTTTTCAGTGTGAAGAACAGATTTTTCCAGTCCACGTGTCAGAATAAGCAACTACATGTACTATTGTTGGAATTTATTCTTTCCTAGTTTATTTTCTATGCTGTGAGGTGCTTAGCTCCGTTTCTCTCAGTAAATAATACTCATCACTTCTTAATCTGAATTATAGAGAAATTATAACATGATAAATGGGGTAAAAATTGAGGACAGTTTGTGAATATAATACTAGTTAGTTATGCACAATGAAAATAAGCCACAATAAAACTGTCATCTCATTTTGTGTCACGTTAAAAATGCAACTCTTTTAAGACAGAATGATAAGTTGGAAGTTGGAAACCTCCCATAAACCACAAAAAGGCATAAAACTTTCCGTGTTTTATTTTGCTAAAAAACAAAGCAACTAATACCAACGATAGGGATTTTGATTGATGCAGGAAGGGTTAAAGCACTAAATGAATGGAAGTGAGAGAGTACGCTTGGAAAGTATTCCACTATCCCTCCCTTTCTTCACCCAATTCCTTTCTGCATATTCTTCCTACATACAATGTTCTACAACTCGAAAGCACTCCTTcattgatattattaaaaataaaagtgcaGATAAGAATATAgttgtgttattttttaattacaggTTCCTTACATGCTACTAAGGTCAGATTACTCATCTTGATTTcatgaaatttataaaattgtggaTACATATTGTCTCAACTGATTTTTC includes:
- the LOC137835614 gene encoding uncharacterized protein, giving the protein MSRPMLLVFLLIILIITSQFEWKQQLVAEVDSNPNVSQKQHQISKAEETVKEKIILVQEKNIRRLNELVRHLREQLLQCRGRNGTMNGTVSPLAERILELERQQILED